AGCTCCCTCGTTGCGGCAGGATCACCTTCGCCCGGCTCACGGGCGGCCTCGTCGAGAGGTTGGAGGTCATCGTCCGGTTCCTCGCAGTGCTCGAGATGTACAAGCAGGGCCTCGTCGACCTCGATCAGGCCACGTCGTTCGCGGAGCTCACGGTTTGCTGGATCGGGGAAGGCGAATCCGACCCCGTGGTCGTTGACCTGGTCGAGGAATACCAGGGCTGAACTGGACATGGCATCCGAATCAAAGCGGGCGATCGAGGCAATTGTCATGGTCGCCGACGAGCCGGTGGAGCCGCACCTGCTCGCACAGCTCCTCGAGGTGTCCCCAGCACGGATCGAGGAGATCTGCGACGAGATCGCATCCGAGTACGAGGCGGAGGACCGCGGCTTTCAGCTGGTCCGTGTGGCCGGCGGCTACCGGTTCCAGAGCCACCCCGACCTCTCCCCGTACGTCGAGCGCTTCGTGCTCGAGGGCCAGAGCGCGCGCCTGTCGGCAGCCGCTTTGGAGACCCTGGCGATCGTCGCTTACAAGCAGCCGGTCTCTCGGGCACAGATCGGCGCGATACGAGGGGTCAACGCCGACGGCGTCATCCGGACACTGCTCAGCCGCGGCTACATCGCCGAAGTCGGCAGGGACCCGGGTCCGGGTCAGGCGGTGCTTTACGGGACGACGACCCTCTTCCTGGAGAGGCTCGGGCTCGACCGCGTCGATGAGCTCCCCGCTCTGGCCCAGTTCGTCC
This region of Acidimicrobiales bacterium genomic DNA includes:
- the scpB gene encoding SMC-Scp complex subunit ScpB, giving the protein MASESKRAIEAIVMVADEPVEPHLLAQLLEVSPARIEEICDEIASEYEAEDRGFQLVRVAGGYRFQSHPDLSPYVERFVLEGQSARLSAAALETLAIVAYKQPVSRAQIGAIRGVNADGVIRTLLSRGYIAEVGRDPGPGQAVLYGTTTLFLERLGLDRVDELPALAQFVPGAEIMEALESSLRADRAAAIEAAGEAMTGGEESDGQEGPGLEAGD